From a region of the Myxococcaceae bacterium JPH2 genome:
- a CDS encoding TetR/AcrR family transcriptional regulator: MARPRGTPEPTTPPEPDARERLIAAGYRVLSERGYDATTVKEVAREAGVNQGLVHYYFGSKDGLLLAVTAEARRQYEVELKRLREEMPLERLATASFSWGERLMAERPEQVRLRHELYALGLRNPELKLPVAQLLDESDATIAQTVAHVRHGAGSTPDAVDVQYAAIVRACFDGLSLHHQLDSRFDPMPAFALLRRIVLASLGGGPEGAKPPARKVKARSGGAPARPRSRGRSR, translated from the coding sequence ATGGCCCGACCCCGCGGCACGCCCGAGCCCACGACGCCTCCGGAACCCGACGCGCGCGAGCGCCTCATCGCCGCGGGCTATCGCGTCCTGTCCGAGCGGGGCTACGACGCCACGACGGTGAAGGAGGTGGCGCGCGAGGCGGGCGTGAACCAGGGCCTGGTGCACTACTACTTCGGCAGCAAGGACGGGCTCTTGCTCGCGGTCACCGCGGAGGCGCGGCGGCAGTACGAAGTGGAGCTGAAGCGGCTGCGCGAGGAGATGCCCCTGGAGCGGCTCGCGACGGCGAGCTTCTCCTGGGGCGAGCGGTTGATGGCGGAGCGGCCGGAGCAGGTGCGCCTGCGCCACGAGCTGTACGCGCTCGGGCTGCGCAACCCCGAGCTGAAGCTCCCGGTGGCCCAGCTCCTGGATGAGAGCGACGCGACCATCGCGCAGACCGTGGCCCACGTGCGCCACGGCGCGGGCTCGACTCCGGACGCGGTGGATGTGCAGTACGCGGCCATCGTGCGCGCGTGCTTCGACGGGCTCTCGCTGCACCACCAGTTGGACTCGCGGTTCGACCCCATGCCCGCCTTCGCGCTGTTGCGCCGCATCGTGCTCGCCAGCCTGGGTGGCGGGCCGGAGGGCGCGAAGCCTCCCGCGCGCAAGGTCAAGGCCCGGTCGGGGGGGGCGCCCGCGCGGCCTCGGTCTCGCGGTCGCTCGCGGTAG